In Deltaproteobacteria bacterium, the genomic window GAAGTGCACCAAGGTCGGCTACGACACCGAGAGCGGCGGGCCATATAAGGACGTCTACGGCATGTTTCCGGCGATTGCCCGGTTGTTCTTAGAAGACGGCATGTGCCTGGTGCTGTTCCAGCGGCCGCAGGAAGTGAACCGCGGCGATTTCGATGAAGGCACCAATCATTTGGCGTTGGAAGTTAGCCCGGAAGATTTCGACAAAGCCAACGACGAGCTCAAGAAGGCTGGCGTGAAGGTTTTGATCGACAAGCCGGTGGTGCGGCCGACCGGCAAGGCGATTTATTTCTTTGACACCGAGCAGAACTACATCCAGCTCTGGTCGAAGCCGTAGGGCGCATCGCTTGGCGATGCTGTTCCGGGTTTCGTTGTTCCGCGTTTCGGGTTGAAAGACATCTGACGTTAACTCGAAACCCGAAACCTTCGACATACCCCGTGCGCCCTCAGGGCGCACGGGGTATGTCGTTTTGGCCGTCGGCCAATCTTCTGGCGGTCGTGAGAAAACCGGTGTGCGCCACCATGCGATGCTGCGGGCGGGCGCTCAGGCCTTTGAAATGCCAGCCGCGCATCAATGTCTCGGTGGTTTCGACGCAGGCGAAACGCCGGTCCTCTTTCAAAGCGTCCACCAAGCTTTTGATCTGCAACACCGTCGGCAAATAGCACAATAAAATGCCGCCCGGCCGCAGCACGCGCCAGGCGCGCTCGATCACTTGCCAGGGCTCTGGCAAGTCGAGAATCACCCGGTCGATGTCGGTTTCTTCTAGCTCCGCCGCCACGTCGCCATGTTTGATAGTCCAGTGCGGCGCCGGGCCGAAATATTTGGCGACATTTTTTTTCGCCAGGTCGGCGAAGTCTTCGCGAATCTCGTAGGAAATCAGTTGGCCGCTTTCACCGATGGCACGAAGCAGCGCCATGCTCAGTGCGCCGGCACCGACGCCGGCTTCGACGACGCGTGCGCCGGGGAAGAGATCGGCCCAGATCAAGATCGGCCCGATGTCCTTGGGATAGATGACCTGGGCCGTGCGCGGCAGATTAGGAATTAGCTGCGGCAGGCTCGGACGAAAGACCAAGAACGGTTCGTTGAAAGATGAACGCACCGCGATGCCTTCCTCCTTGCCGATGATTTCTTCCGGGTTGATCTTGCCGCCGCGAATCGCAATGGCGCGGCGCGCGTCGAGGCGGGTCAGATATTCGCGGTCTTTGCGGTCGAGCAAGATAACCGGTTCGCTTTCTTGCAGCGGCCCGCGGCGGTAGGCAGAGTCCATGGGCGATTTCGAGGCGTCACTTTATGGTGAACGAGCCGAAACCTTTCTTGTGCAGTTCGTCGACGACTTCGCGAACTTCTTGGGCACGATTGATATCGCCGACCAGCAACGCGTCCGGCGTGTCGACGACGACGGCGTCTTTGATTCCCAGCAACACGACGAGGCGGTCGGGTGCGTGCACCAGGCAATTGCTGGCGCCGTAGCCGAGCCACTGGCCGTGGCCGGCGTTGCCGTTGCCGTCGCGGTGCAGCATGCGATGGACGGCGGCCCAACTGCCGACGTCGCTCCAGCCGAAGTCGGCGTCGACGGTCAAAACTTTCTGCTCACCGCTGGCCGGCTCCATCACGCCGACGTCGATGGCGATGCTGGGCATTTTCTTGTACCCCGCGGCGATGAGCTTTCTTAGCCGCGGGTCGGCGCTGGCGAGCGATTTGCCGCGCGCGCCCTGCGCGATGTTCTGCAAGCCCTGGTAAAGCTCGGGCATGTAGCGCGCCATCAGTTGCAGCAGGGTCGCCGCTTTCCAAATAAAAATACCGCTGTTCCACAAAGAGCCCTGGCGCATGAGCCGCTGCGCCATTGCGAGCTTGGGCTTTTCGGTAAATCTCTTGACGCGGTAACCGGCCGCGCCACCACCGAGTTTGTTTCCTTTCATGATGTAGCCGTAGCCGGTCTCGGGGTAGGCCGGGCGAATGCCAATCGTCACCAGTTGGTCATGCGATTTCGCCAGCGCGACCGCTTTGTCGATGGTTTTGCGAAAGGCTTTGGCGTCGGGCACCCAATGGTCGGCGGGCAAGACGATCATCACCGCCTCGGGGTCGCGGCGCACGACTTCGAGCGCGGCTAAGCCGATGCAGGGCGCGGTGTTGCGCCCCTGGGGCTCGGCGAGAAAGTTGTGCTTGGGCAAATTACCCAGCTCTTTGCGAGTGGCCTCCAACTGATCGGCGATGGTGACGACGAGCGTTTGTTTGGCGCCGCTGAGCGGTGCGACGCGCTCGGCGGTTTCGGCGATGAGACTTTTTGAGCCGAAAATTTTCAGTAGCTGTTTGGGTTTTTGCAGCCGGCTGAGCGGCCAAAAGCGGGTGCCTTTGCCGCCGGCGATGATGATACTGTAGCAATGTGCTTTCATCCGATATATTTCCGTCCGCAGAGTGACAGCTATAGTACGGTAGGAGCTATGACGGATCAAGGCGCGGTTGAGAAAGCACACCGTTGGTCAGTGCCGCCGGACCTGCAAGGCATTCGGCTCGACGCCTTTCTGCGCCGGTGCCTGCCGCAACTATCCCGCCGCGTACTCGAAGTGGCCATCGCCGAGAGATTATTTCGGATCAATGCGAAAGTGGGGCGCAAGGGCGAGGCGCTGCGTGAAGCCGATGTCGTGACTTATCACGGCGACGCCGCCTGGCTGGCGGTGCGCCCGTTGCCGGATGCCGATCTTCCTGTGCCGATTGTCTACGAGGATGATTTCCTATTGGTGCTCGACAAACCTGCCGGCATGGCGACCCACGGATTTTCCGCGCGCGACCGCGGCACCTTAGCCAATTTCCTGAGCGCGCGCTACCCAGAGCTTGCATCGGTCCACGCCAAGCCCTGGGAGTTTGGTGTGGCCCATCGCCTCGATCGCGAGACTTCCGGTTTGGTGCTGGTAGCAAAATCGGCTGAAGTCTTCGCCCAACTGCGCCGGCAATTTCAGCAGCGGCAAATTAGCAAATGGTATTGGGCGCTGGTCTGGGGCGAGACGCCCAAAGAAGGGTCGATCAACTTGCCAATCGCCCATGACAGCGCCGACAAGCGCAAGATGCGCGCGCTCGCAAAGCGAGGAGGACACCGTAAGAACCTGAAGTCCTGGCAGGCAGCGACGCATTATTATCGCTTGGGCGAAAGGCAGGGCACAAGTTTGCTTGAATTGGAGATGTTTACCGGCGTGACCCATCAGCTGCGGGTGCATTTGGCTGCCATCGGTCACCCGATCGTCGGCGACTCACTCTACGGCGCGGACTATTCAGAGCGCTTTGGCCTGCAGCGCCATTTTCTCCATGCCCAACGCCTGCAGCTCCACCATCCGCAGACCGCCAGGGTGGTGGAATTCGTAGCCCCGTTGCCGGCGGAGCTTTCCAGCTTGTTAGAAAACTTGCAAGTTTCCTGAGCACCGGGGCCTTATTCTTGCCTGTTTTTGCCGCTTTCTTGATTGACCTCTCTAAAACCCGTTAAGATCGATGCCATGACGGAGTTTGTCATGGTCTATGTGACCGTCAGCTCGGCCGCCGAAGGGGAGCGCATCGCTCGCGCGCTGGTCGAGGAGCGGCTGGCGGCCTGTGTGAACCGGGTTGCCGGCGTGCACTCGACCTATCGTTGGCAGGGGCAAGTGGAAGAGAGCGCGGAAGAGCTGCTGCTCATCAAAACCCGTCAAGAGCTGTTCGCGGTGCTGGCGCGCCGGGTCGAGGAACTGCACAGCTATGAGGTGCCCGAAGTCATTGCGGTGCCGGTGGCGGCCGGCAATGACAGCTATCTGCGCTGGCTCCATGATCGGGTAGCGCCGAAAGACAGCTAGAACCCCATGCGCGAAAAACGCGAAGTCTCTGCCGGCGGCATCGTCTACCGGCGCAACCACGATAGCGTCGAAGTGGCGTTGATCCGCTCGCGCCGGCGCTGGGGTTTGCCCAAGGGACATCTGGAGCCAGGCGAGACCGTGCAGCAGGCGGCTTGCCGCGAAGTTTTCGAAGAGACCGGACTGCGCGGCGAAGTGGTCGACAAGCTCGGCGAAATCACCTATCGCTTCATGAACAAATGGACCGAAGGCAAACCGGTGCGGGTTTTCAAGCGCGTGCACTTCTATCTGATTCGTTGGACCGAGGGCGACGTCGATGGCCACGACTATGAAGTCGACGAGGCGCGTTGGTTTGCCATCGAGACGGCGTTGGAGACCTTGTCCTACGCGACGGAAAAGAAAATGATGCGCCGCGCGCAAGCTTACATCGAAGCCGAGCTAAACAAAGCCTCCGAGCGCCGGACCGCTCTAAACCTGCCTGGGTAATCGTTCCTCGCGAATTCGGAAAGAGCCTTGCCGAATTCGGTTATCGTGATATATCGAAAAACAAATCGGCCTCGGCTTGAAAGTTTGTTGAACCGTGGGAGGAGCTAAACCGTGAGTCAAGTTGCACTTATCACCGGAGGAGGCGGCGGCATTGGCGGCGCGGTCGCCCAGCGCATGGCGGCGGCGGACATCACCGTGGTCATTGCCGACTATGACGGCGGCGCCGCGGAAAAAGTAAAGGGCGAAGTGGTTGCTAGCGGCGGCAAAGCCGACGCGCTCGCCATCGACGTCACGGTCGCGCGCGAAGTCAAAGCGGTGGTCACCGACGTTGCCAAGCGCTATGGCCGCATCGACATTCTCGCCAACATCGCAGGCGGCAGC contains:
- a CDS encoding VOC family protein is translated as MKIKQIYHIGLPCNDLERGVKFYTEVLGMKCTKVGYDTESGGPYKDVYGMFPAIARLFLEDGMCLVLFQRPQEVNRGDFDEGTNHLALEVSPEDFDKANDELKKAGVKVLIDKPVVRPTGKAIYFFDTEQNYIQLWSKP
- a CDS encoding tRNA (adenine-N1)-methyltransferase codes for the protein MDSAYRRGPLQESEPVILLDRKDREYLTRLDARRAIAIRGGKINPEEIIGKEEGIAVRSSFNEPFLVFRPSLPQLIPNLPRTAQVIYPKDIGPILIWADLFPGARVVEAGVGAGALSMALLRAIGESGQLISYEIREDFADLAKKNVAKYFGPAPHWTIKHGDVAAELEETDIDRVILDLPEPWQVIERAWRVLRPGGILLCYLPTVLQIKSLVDALKEDRRFACVETTETLMRGWHFKGLSARPQHRMVAHTGFLTTARRLADGQNDIPRAP
- a CDS encoding mannose-1-phosphate guanylyltransferase, whose translation is MKAHCYSIIIAGGKGTRFWPLSRLQKPKQLLKIFGSKSLIAETAERVAPLSGAKQTLVVTIADQLEATRKELGNLPKHNFLAEPQGRNTAPCIGLAALEVVRRDPEAVMIVLPADHWVPDAKAFRKTIDKAVALAKSHDQLVTIGIRPAYPETGYGYIMKGNKLGGGAAGYRVKRFTEKPKLAMAQRLMRQGSLWNSGIFIWKAATLLQLMARYMPELYQGLQNIAQGARGKSLASADPRLRKLIAAGYKKMPSIAIDVGVMEPASGEQKVLTVDADFGWSDVGSWAAVHRMLHRDGNGNAGHGQWLGYGASNCLVHAPDRLVVLLGIKDAVVVDTPDALLVGDINRAQEVREVVDELHKKGFGSFTIK
- a CDS encoding RluA family pseudouridine synthase; this translates as MCFHPIYFRPQSDSYSTVGAMTDQGAVEKAHRWSVPPDLQGIRLDAFLRRCLPQLSRRVLEVAIAERLFRINAKVGRKGEALREADVVTYHGDAAWLAVRPLPDADLPVPIVYEDDFLLVLDKPAGMATHGFSARDRGTLANFLSARYPELASVHAKPWEFGVAHRLDRETSGLVLVAKSAEVFAQLRRQFQQRQISKWYWALVWGETPKEGSINLPIAHDSADKRKMRALAKRGGHRKNLKSWQAATHYYRLGERQGTSLLELEMFTGVTHQLRVHLAAIGHPIVGDSLYGADYSERFGLQRHFLHAQRLQLHHPQTARVVEFVAPLPAELSSLLENLQVS
- a CDS encoding divalent-cation tolerance protein CutA: MTEFVMVYVTVSSAAEGERIARALVEERLAACVNRVAGVHSTYRWQGQVEESAEELLLIKTRQELFAVLARRVEELHSYEVPEVIAVPVAAGNDSYLRWLHDRVAPKDS
- a CDS encoding NUDIX hydrolase — encoded protein: MREKREVSAGGIVYRRNHDSVEVALIRSRRRWGLPKGHLEPGETVQQAACREVFEETGLRGEVVDKLGEITYRFMNKWTEGKPVRVFKRVHFYLIRWTEGDVDGHDYEVDEARWFAIETALETLSYATEKKMMRRAQAYIEAELNKASERRTALNLPG